A section of the Deinococcus taeanensis genome encodes:
- a CDS encoding prepilin-type N-terminal cleavage/methylation domain-containing protein, with the protein MRPASTGSGGFTLLEVLIVIAIIGILAALGVGNYARWRASSAVTEGTQVFTQAVSSVRTNAKRLNACQELSLTVRTASPSLTVKAYPGGACSGTPTTRTVPLPSGVQISLLLSSPNSMQFKGPYGTTDSDPMNFEVLWAANPDIKRDVRLTGVFGKVIVK; encoded by the coding sequence GTGAGACCAGCCAGCACGGGCAGCGGGGGCTTCACGCTGCTGGAAGTCCTGATTGTCATTGCCATCATCGGGATTCTCGCGGCGCTTGGGGTGGGGAATTACGCCCGCTGGCGCGCCAGCAGCGCCGTGACGGAAGGAACGCAGGTGTTCACCCAGGCTGTCAGCAGCGTGCGTACGAACGCCAAGCGCCTGAACGCATGTCAGGAACTGAGTCTCACGGTCCGGACTGCCAGCCCGTCCCTGACCGTGAAGGCCTACCCCGGCGGCGCCTGCAGCGGCACACCGACCACGCGGACCGTGCCTCTGCCGTCTGGCGTGCAGATCAGTCTGCTGCTGAGCAGTCCCAACAGCATGCAGTTCAAGGGCCCCTACGGCACCACCGATTCCGACCCCATGAACTTCGAGGTGTTGTGGGCAGCGAACCCGGACATCAAGCGGGACGTCCGGCTGACGGGCGTTTTCGGAAAGGTGATTGTGAAATGA
- a CDS encoding prepilin-type N-terminal cleavage/methylation domain-containing protein: MKDAGLTLIEVLVALAIFTALSVAVLGLLPTLFKVNRQNQNDQAVTVAAKAFMESVRTAYSVQSTFDAGSLPAAPGAGLLNGLTCTATQSNPVPTWVSPSSGPLLRRVTLSCAGNGQPTYTFSLDFGRPAS; this comes from the coding sequence ATGAAAGACGCAGGATTAACGCTGATTGAGGTCCTGGTTGCGCTGGCGATCTTTACGGCGCTGTCCGTGGCAGTGTTAGGGCTGCTGCCGACACTGTTTAAAGTCAACCGCCAGAACCAGAACGATCAGGCGGTCACGGTGGCCGCCAAGGCATTCATGGAGTCGGTCCGCACCGCTTACAGCGTGCAGAGCACCTTTGATGCCGGATCGCTTCCTGCCGCGCCCGGCGCCGGACTCCTGAACGGCCTGACCTGCACGGCCACCCAGTCCAATCCCGTACCGACCTGGGTGTCCCCGAGCAGCGGCCCTCTCCTGCGCAGGGTGACCCTCAGTTGCGCCGGGAACGGTCAGCCCACGTACACCTTCTCGCTTGATTTCGGGCGGCCTGCGTCGTGA